The Anolis carolinensis isolate JA03-04 chromosome 2, rAnoCar3.1.pri, whole genome shotgun sequence genome has a window encoding:
- the LOC100559563 gene encoding FANCD2 opposite strand protein: MAGEYQLWAPHSPLDESLRWLRGPPPRATFSTRPPFPRGRSPDAAVTAADLEVQLCFQGLSLVLEPGVKGATRPAFRAAGEARGQVTRVQRPQAVRLRGLDTVFGQRVTVRPPRWTGSLRASEPSAFRPVVSPRQRWPRGLREPQAHAATNLCRQMLRAILLLYAAYKKCAWTLQHSC; the protein is encoded by the coding sequence ATGGCTGGCGAGTACCAGCTGTGGGCACCCCACTCCCCTCTGGACGAGTCCCTGCGGTGGCTGAGGGGCCCACCTCCTAGAGCCACATTCAGCACCAGGCCCCCCTTCCCCAGGGGCCGGAGCCCGGACGCTGCTGTTACTGCCGCCGACCTGGAGGTGCAGCTCTGCTTCCAGGGCCTGAGCTTGGTGTTGGAGCCCGGGGTCAAGGGGGCAACCAGACCCGCCTTCAGAGCAGCCGGAGAGGCCCGTGGGCAGGTGACCAGGGTGCAGAGGCCCCAGGCGGTGCGCCTGCGAGGGCTGGACACGGTCTTCGGCCAGAGGGTGACTGTGCGACCTCCCCGCTGGACTGGCTCCCTGAGGGCCTCGGAGCCATCGGCCTTCCGCCCAGTGGTCAGCCCCCGCCAGCGCTGGCCCCGCGGCCTCCGGGAGCCCCAGGCCCACGCGGCCACCAACCTCTGCCGACAGATGCTGCGCGCCATCCTCCTGCTCTACGCCGCCTACAAGAAGTGCGCCTGGACCTTACAGCACTCCTGCTGA